Proteins encoded by one window of Vitis vinifera cultivar Pinot Noir 40024 chromosome 10, ASM3070453v1:
- the LOC100855237 gene encoding ankyrin repeat-containing protein ITN1-like has protein sequence MTPIMRTGEIPLFLATWLGIQEIVKEIFAVHPQAFEHINCKGKNILHFAIKHRQIKIFILVVNNEFIARNLVRKLDDEGNSILHMVGKKRADYVPEKIQSPALQLQKELILFERVKEVSADYFTKHLNEHKHTPEELFAETYTKLRKSATDWLKRSSENCTVVAVLIATVAFAAAYTIPGGPNQSTGFPLLLYQPFFMIFTLSDSLTLTFALTSVVAFLSILTFSFRLRDFKNSLIQKLMLGFTFLILSVSMMMVAFAATIVLMIHNKERWTKIVLYSVAFLPVTVFAISYSPLYLSLLEACKYPLKLIVKACPRCNYVRLKPLITGMFKHKDAQANSSSTNPHKSQV, from the exons ATGACTCCCATTATGAGGACCGGTGAAATTCCATTGTTTTTGGCCACCTGGTTAGGCATCCAAGAGATTGTCAAAGAAATATTTGCTGTGCACCCGCAAGCATTTGAGCACATTAATTGCAAAGGGAAGAATATATTGCATTTTGCAATTAAGCACCGCCAAATAAAGATTTTCATCCTGGTGGTGAATAATGAATTCATAGCAAGGAACCTTGTAAGAAAGCTAGATGATGAGGGGAATTCCATACTTCATATGGTTGGGAAAAAAAGAGCAGATTATGTTCCTGAAAAGATACAAAGCCCTGCACTTCAATTGCAAAAGGAGTTGATATTGTTTGAG AGGGTGAAGGAAGTCTCTGCAGACTATTTCACTAAGCACCTCAACGAACACAAGCACACTCCTGAGGAATTATTTGCTGAAACGTACACTAAACTTCGTAAGAGCGCCACGGATTGGCTAAAGCGCAGCTCTGAAAACTGCACAGTTGTTGCTGTTCTCATTGCCACTGTTGCATTTGCTGCAGCCTACACCATACCAGGAGGGCCTAATCAAAGCACGGGTTTCCCACTCCTTCTCTACCAACCTTTCTTTATGATTTTCACCCTGTCTGATTCACTTACACTTACTTTTGCTTTGACCTCCGTGGTTGCATTCCTCTCAATTCTCACCTTCTCGTTTCGATTACGAGACTTCAAGAACTCTCTTATTCAAAAGCTGATGCTGGGCTTCACATTCTTAATCCTCTCAGTGTCAATGATGATGGTGGCATTTGCCGCAACAATAGTCCTCATGATACATAATAAGGAAAGGTGGACAAAAATTGTGCTGTACTCAGTCGCATTCCTCCCAGTTACGGTCTTTGCTATCTCATATTCACCACTATATTTATCACTCTTGGAAGCATGCAAATATCCGCTGAAGCTTATAGTAAAGGCTTGCCCTAGGTGCAATTATGTTCGTCTCAAACCTTTGATCACCGGTATGTTCAAGCATAAAGATGCCCAAGCCAATAGCTCCTCCACTAACCCCCATAAATCTCAGGTTTGA